In Luteitalea sp. TBR-22, one genomic interval encodes:
- the metG gene encoding methionine--tRNA ligase, producing MPRFYLTTAIDYVNSRPHLGTAYEKITADVIARYKRLAGLDTHFVMGNDEHSQNVFRRARELGKDPLAYCDDMEGQFREVWRALDLSFDDFIRTTQGRHKAAVETIVRRIADAGDLYQADYEGWYCVGCEAFKQEKDLVEGLCPIHRTKPDWIKERNHFFRLSAYRDRLRAHFADHPDFLQPESRRNEILSLLESGLEDISISRAGQSWGIPLPTDPSSVVYVWFDALINYASAVGLGTDPALFDTWWPADLHVVGKDITRFHCVIWPAMLMSAKLPVPRQVFGHGWVHLRGEKMSKSLGTAVDPLEAAQRFGADALRLFLTKEIPYGADGDFTFERFEERYNADLANNLGNLVSRVTAMGARYRQGHLTPTASPSRLRDLAETTVGEYRAAMDAFALHQGVASVFRLLDATNEYLAERAPWTLAKDPANAAALDEVLFTAAESLRLAAVLLGPVMPASSQAILARLGDPSPLATRRLATDGTWRAEGARTVAAGDALWPRAESAPVVPPVTAPAVTVAKPGVASVSEPESSPVPSAAPPAGTTAHVPGATPVQVAVAAAPEAEGGVITIDDFMKVELRVGKVLAAEAVPKSKKLLKLTVQDGPESERTILAGIAESYTPEAIVGRTIAFVANLAPRPMMGLVSHGMVLAADTDGKAQLISFETPPAPGTRIR from the coding sequence ATGCCTCGCTTCTACCTCACGACCGCCATCGATTACGTCAACAGCCGGCCCCACCTCGGGACCGCGTACGAGAAGATCACGGCCGACGTCATCGCCCGGTACAAGCGCCTCGCCGGCCTCGACACGCACTTCGTGATGGGCAACGACGAGCACTCGCAGAACGTGTTCCGTCGCGCCCGCGAGCTCGGCAAGGATCCCCTGGCCTACTGCGACGACATGGAGGGCCAGTTCCGCGAGGTGTGGCGGGCGCTCGACCTGTCGTTCGACGACTTCATCCGCACCACGCAGGGTCGCCACAAGGCGGCGGTCGAGACCATCGTCCGGCGGATTGCCGACGCGGGCGACCTGTACCAGGCCGACTACGAGGGGTGGTACTGCGTCGGCTGCGAGGCCTTCAAGCAGGAGAAGGACCTGGTCGAGGGACTCTGCCCGATCCATCGCACGAAGCCGGACTGGATCAAGGAACGCAACCACTTCTTCCGCCTGTCGGCCTACCGGGATCGCCTGCGCGCCCACTTCGCCGACCACCCCGACTTCCTGCAGCCGGAGAGCCGTCGCAACGAGATTCTGAGTCTCCTCGAGTCGGGCCTCGAGGACATCTCGATCAGCCGGGCGGGGCAGTCGTGGGGCATCCCGCTCCCGACCGACCCGAGCTCGGTGGTGTACGTCTGGTTCGACGCCTTGATCAACTACGCGTCGGCGGTCGGCCTGGGCACCGACCCGGCCCTGTTCGACACGTGGTGGCCGGCCGACCTGCACGTGGTCGGCAAGGACATCACGCGCTTCCACTGCGTGATCTGGCCGGCGATGCTGATGAGCGCGAAGCTGCCGGTGCCCCGGCAGGTGTTCGGCCACGGCTGGGTGCACCTGCGGGGCGAGAAGATGAGCAAGTCGCTCGGGACCGCCGTCGATCCGCTCGAGGCCGCGCAGCGCTTCGGTGCCGATGCCCTGCGCCTGTTCCTCACCAAGGAGATTCCGTACGGCGCCGACGGCGACTTCACCTTCGAGCGGTTCGAGGAGCGCTACAACGCCGATCTGGCCAACAACCTCGGCAACCTCGTGAGTCGCGTCACGGCGATGGGTGCGCGGTACCGGCAGGGGCACCTCACGCCCACCGCCTCGCCGTCACGTCTGCGTGACCTCGCCGAGACGACGGTGGGGGAGTACCGCGCAGCGATGGACGCCTTCGCCCTGCACCAGGGCGTGGCGTCGGTGTTCCGGTTGCTGGATGCGACCAACGAGTACCTGGCCGAGCGGGCGCCCTGGACCCTCGCCAAGGATCCCGCCAACGCCGCGGCGCTCGACGAGGTGCTCTTCACGGCGGCCGAGAGCCTGCGCCTGGCGGCCGTGCTGCTCGGCCCCGTCATGCCGGCCTCGTCGCAGGCCATCCTCGCGCGCCTCGGCGACCCGTCGCCCCTGGCGACACGCCGCCTGGCCACCGACGGCACGTGGCGCGCCGAGGGCGCGCGCACCGTCGCGGCCGGCGACGCGCTGTGGCCGCGCGCCGAGTCGGCCCCTGTCGTTCCTCCCGTGACGGCTCCGGCCGTCACCGTCGCCAAGCCTGGAGTTGCCTCCGTGTCCGAGCCAGAGTCGTCCCCCGTCCCCTCCGCCGCACCGCCCGCGGGCACGACCGCCCACGTTCCTGGCGCAACGCCGGTCCAGGTGGCCGTCGCCGCCGCACCAGAAGCCGAGGGCGGGGTCATCACCATCGACGACTTCATGAAGGTCGAGTTGCGAGTCGGCAAGGTGCTGGCCGCCGAGGCCGTGCCGAAGTCGAAGAAGCTGCTCAAGTTGACCGTGCAGGATGGCCCGGAGTCGGAGCGCACGATCCTGGCCGGCATTGCCGAGTCGTACACGCCCGAGGCGATCGTCGGCCGCACCATCGCGTTCGTGGCCAATTTGGCGCCCCGCCCGATGATGGGCCTCGTGTCGCACGGGATGGTCCTGGCCGCCGACACCGACGGCAAGGCGCAACTCATCTCGTTCGAGACGCCACCCGCACCCGGCACCCGCATTCGCTGA
- a CDS encoding TatD family hydrolase, translating to MLIDTHCHIAGDEFAEDLDLVVDRARAAGVERAICILDATTRVEFDRVPRVREAWPAVRFAAGVHPHHAGKVDAGRVRDVVAAAVDEVGAVAVGEIGLDYHYDFSPRETQRAVFGAQVVLAVERHLPVVIHTREADADTLAVLDESGQGRVRGVFHCFTGDQALAEAAIARGFHLSFSGIVSFPRAGALREVAAWVPADRWLVETDSPYLSPAPHRGGRNEPARVARVLEVLAEVRGLSLAQARAQAQANAEAVFDGVGPTGSAR from the coding sequence ATGCTGATTGACACCCACTGCCACATCGCCGGCGACGAGTTCGCCGAGGACCTCGACCTCGTCGTGGACCGGGCCCGCGCCGCAGGCGTCGAGCGTGCGATCTGCATCCTCGATGCGACCACCCGCGTCGAATTCGACAGGGTGCCGCGAGTGCGCGAGGCCTGGCCGGCGGTGCGGTTCGCGGCCGGCGTGCATCCGCACCATGCCGGCAAGGTCGACGCCGGCCGGGTGCGCGACGTGGTGGCGGCGGCCGTTGACGAGGTGGGTGCGGTCGCGGTCGGTGAGATCGGCCTCGACTACCACTACGATTTCTCGCCGCGCGAGACGCAGCGCGCGGTCTTCGGGGCACAGGTGGTCTTGGCGGTGGAGCGCCACCTGCCGGTGGTGATTCACACCCGGGAGGCCGACGCCGATACCCTCGCGGTGCTCGACGAGTCGGGGCAGGGGCGCGTGCGGGGCGTGTTCCACTGCTTCACGGGCGACCAGGCGCTGGCCGAGGCGGCCATCGCCCGGGGCTTCCACCTGTCCTTCTCGGGCATCGTCTCGTTTCCACGGGCCGGGGCGCTCCGGGAGGTGGCGGCGTGGGTGCCCGCCGATCGGTGGCTGGTGGAAACCGACAGCCCGTACCTGTCGCCGGCGCCGCACCGCGGCGGCCGCAACGAGCCGGCCCGCGTGGCCAGGGTGCTCGAGGTCCTGGCGGAGGTGCGAGGACTGTCGCTCGCTCAGGCGCGGGCGCAGGCGCAGGCCAACGCCGAAGCCGTGTTCGACGGGGTGGGCCCAACAGGTAGCGCTCGTTGA
- a CDS encoding polyprenyl synthetase family protein — MQPSSSPSDLAQLFEPVRDDLERVNQAFLRHIDSRVELIPEIGKYLQNTGGKRVRPAVMLMASRLAGGHDKSDMAVLYASVIEFIHTATLVHDDIIDDSELRRGRLAVHARWGNDVTVLLGDYLYIKSLGMALQYDRIDVLRVLCDITLKMIEGELYQLTKNGDTEITEDEHFDIIRRKTAYLFAGASKIGGMVGDITPAQEQALWDYGFNLGIAFQLVDDLLDYTADQAALGKPIGSDLREGKLTLPIILLRDRAAEQSRPIIDQVVRDADISEEAWRQLLGLLREYDIIPQVTRRAGEYAEQAREQLASFPESRERDALVGLADYVLARDR; from the coding sequence GTGCAGCCTTCCTCGTCTCCCTCTGATCTTGCGCAGTTGTTCGAGCCCGTCAGGGACGACCTGGAACGCGTCAACCAGGCCTTCCTGCGCCACATCGACTCGCGCGTCGAGCTGATCCCCGAGATCGGGAAGTACCTGCAGAACACCGGCGGCAAGCGCGTGCGCCCGGCCGTGATGCTGATGGCCAGCCGACTGGCCGGTGGGCACGACAAGAGCGACATGGCCGTGCTGTATGCCTCGGTCATCGAGTTCATCCACACGGCGACGCTGGTCCACGACGACATCATCGACGACTCGGAACTGCGGCGCGGCCGCCTCGCGGTGCATGCCCGCTGGGGCAACGACGTCACGGTCCTGCTCGGCGACTACCTCTACATCAAGTCGCTCGGGATGGCCCTGCAGTACGACCGCATCGACGTCCTCCGCGTGCTCTGCGACATCACGCTGAAGATGATCGAGGGGGAGCTCTACCAGCTCACCAAGAACGGCGACACCGAGATCACCGAGGACGAGCACTTCGACATCATCCGCCGCAAGACGGCGTACCTGTTCGCGGGCGCCTCGAAGATCGGCGGCATGGTGGGCGACATCACGCCCGCGCAGGAACAGGCGCTCTGGGATTACGGCTTCAATCTCGGCATCGCGTTCCAGTTGGTGGACGACCTGCTCGACTACACCGCCGACCAGGCCGCCCTCGGCAAGCCGATTGGCAGCGACCTGCGCGAGGGCAAGCTGACGCTGCCCATCATCCTGCTGCGCGATCGCGCCGCGGAGCAGTCACGGCCGATCATCGATCAGGTCGTTCGCGACGCCGACATCAGCGAAGAGGCCTGGCGGCAGTTGCTCGGCCTGCTGCGTGAGTACGACATCATCCCGCAGGTCACCCGCCGTGCCGGGGAGTACGCCGAGCAGGCCCGCGAGCAGCTCGCCTCGTTCCCGGAGAGCCGGGAGCGCGACGCGTTGGTCGGCCTGGCCGACTACGTGCTCGCCCGCGATCGCTAG
- the ligA gene encoding NAD-dependent DNA ligase LigA, with amino-acid sequence MPAPADRIDALRALIRHHEERYYVLDDPEISDAEYDALVGQLRDLESAHPDLVTPDSPTQRVSGRPAEGFATAEHLRPMLSLDNAYSDEDLVAFDERVRKGLGGEDAVAYVAELKIDGLSIAVTYEDGVFVRGVTRGDGVVGEDVSLNVRTIQAIPLRLKQAPSGRLEVRGEIYLPRPAFERLNEEREADGEPLFANPRNAAAGTLRNLDPALVARRGLRAFFYHAVRPEDAAGDDGLPATQAALMHALGTWGLPVEKHWRRCEGIDAVKAFCASWADTRQSLPFDTDGIVIKVDRRDERERLGFTSKFPRWATAYKFPAQQATTRLLRIDVQVGRTGAVTPLAVLEPVLLAGSTIQYATLHNEEEIRRKDIRPGDEVLLEKGGDVIPKIVKPIVSRRQAGLPPFEMPTRCPVCASALERPEDEVVWRCPNPSCPARLRRSLEHFAGRRAMNIDGLGEALVDKLVSLELVRDFADLYHLTVEGLAELKFEAQPRRKSGEGDEPTPPARTLTPRRFGEKSATTLVAQIDNSRRNDLWRLIFGLGIRHVGERGAQALASAFGTMTALAGASEAQLQAVPDIGPVVAASVRRFFDAPETARLLARLEAAGLNMGAPVADGQGPGPLEGRTIVLTGGLAALTRDEATERLTALGAKVAGSVSKKTSLVIAGEDAGSKLAKARDLGVPIGDEATLLRLLADPATWPPA; translated from the coding sequence ATGCCCGCGCCCGCCGACCGCATCGACGCGCTCCGCGCACTCATCCGGCACCACGAGGAGCGGTACTACGTCCTCGACGATCCGGAGATCTCGGACGCCGAGTACGACGCGCTCGTCGGCCAGTTGCGCGATCTCGAGTCGGCCCACCCCGACCTGGTCACGCCCGACTCGCCCACGCAGCGGGTGAGCGGACGCCCTGCCGAGGGCTTCGCCACGGCCGAGCACCTGCGGCCGATGCTCAGTCTCGACAACGCGTACAGCGACGAGGACCTCGTGGCCTTCGACGAGCGCGTCCGCAAGGGTCTCGGTGGCGAGGACGCGGTCGCCTACGTCGCCGAGCTCAAGATCGACGGCCTCAGCATCGCGGTCACCTACGAGGACGGCGTCTTCGTGCGCGGCGTGACCCGCGGCGACGGCGTGGTGGGCGAGGACGTGTCGCTCAACGTCCGCACGATTCAGGCCATCCCCTTGCGCCTGAAGCAGGCGCCATCGGGTCGCCTTGAGGTGCGCGGCGAGATCTACCTGCCCCGCCCGGCGTTCGAGCGCCTGAACGAGGAGCGCGAGGCCGACGGCGAGCCGCTCTTCGCCAATCCCCGGAACGCCGCCGCCGGCACGTTGCGCAACCTCGACCCCGCCCTGGTTGCCAGGCGGGGGCTGCGCGCCTTCTTCTACCATGCCGTGCGGCCCGAGGACGCGGCCGGCGACGATGGGTTGCCCGCGACGCAGGCCGCGCTGATGCACGCGCTCGGCACGTGGGGCCTGCCGGTCGAGAAGCACTGGCGGCGCTGCGAAGGCATCGATGCGGTGAAGGCGTTCTGCGCGTCCTGGGCCGATACCCGGCAGTCGCTGCCGTTCGACACCGACGGCATCGTCATCAAGGTCGATCGCCGCGACGAGCGCGAGCGCCTGGGCTTCACCTCGAAGTTCCCGCGCTGGGCCACCGCCTACAAGTTCCCGGCGCAACAGGCGACCACGCGGCTGCTCCGCATCGACGTGCAGGTGGGGCGCACCGGCGCGGTCACGCCGCTCGCCGTGCTCGAACCGGTCCTGCTGGCCGGTTCGACGATCCAGTACGCGACCCTCCACAACGAGGAGGAGATCCGCCGCAAGGACATCAGGCCAGGCGACGAGGTGCTGCTCGAGAAGGGCGGCGACGTCATCCCGAAGATCGTCAAGCCGATCGTCTCGCGTCGCCAGGCCGGGTTGCCCCCCTTCGAGATGCCGACCCGGTGCCCGGTCTGCGCCAGTGCGCTCGAGCGGCCGGAGGACGAGGTCGTGTGGCGCTGCCCCAATCCGAGCTGCCCGGCCCGGCTGCGACGGAGCCTCGAGCACTTCGCGGGACGACGGGCGATGAACATCGACGGGCTCGGCGAGGCGCTCGTCGACAAGCTCGTGTCGCTGGAGCTCGTGCGCGATTTCGCCGACCTCTATCACCTGACGGTCGAGGGCCTGGCGGAGCTGAAGTTCGAGGCGCAGCCGCGCAGGAAGAGCGGCGAGGGCGACGAGCCCACGCCGCCGGCACGCACGCTCACACCGCGCCGCTTCGGCGAGAAGTCGGCCACGACGCTGGTCGCGCAGATCGACAACAGTCGGCGCAACGACCTGTGGCGCCTGATCTTCGGCCTCGGGATTCGCCACGTGGGCGAACGCGGCGCGCAGGCCCTCGCCTCGGCGTTCGGCACGATGACGGCCCTGGCGGGCGCCAGCGAGGCGCAGCTGCAGGCGGTGCCCGACATCGGCCCGGTGGTGGCCGCCAGCGTGCGGCGCTTCTTCGATGCCCCGGAGACGGCACGCCTGCTGGCGCGGCTCGAGGCCGCCGGCCTGAACATGGGTGCCCCCGTCGCCGACGGGCAGGGCCCCGGGCCGCTGGAGGGGCGGACCATCGTCCTGACCGGAGGGCTCGCGGCACTGACGCGTGACGAGGCGACCGAACGGCTCACGGCGCTCGGTGCCAAGGTCGCCGGGTCGGTCAGCAAGAAGACGTCGCTGGTCATCGCCGGCGAGGATGCCGGTAGCAAGCTGGCCAAGGCGCGCGACCTCGGCGTGCCGATCGGCGACGAAGCCACCCTGCTGCGCCTGCTCGCCGACCCGGCGACCTGGCCGCCTGCCTGA
- a CDS encoding sigma-54 dependent transcriptional regulator — translation MSGRILVIDDEAGIRESLRMILEYEGYACLLAATGEEGIAMARSEAPDLVFSDIKMPGLDGLEVLARLKAMDESLPVVMISGHGTVATAVEATRLGAMDFIEKPLSSERVLLTVRNGLKASRLEQENRRLRGAEDARYNLVGQSPALLQVLDAVGRAAPTNATVLVLGESGVGKELVARAIHRNSLRSRERFVQVNCAAIPEELIESELFGHEKGSFTGATDKQIGKFELADRGTIFLDEVGDMSQKTQAKVLRVLQEGEVERIGSQRTLKVDVRVIAATNKDLEAAIADGTFREDLYFRLSVIPVHVPPLRERPEDVPLLVKHFAELFAAEGGRARRFTPDALGVLQQHRWRGNVRELKNTVERILIMARGEVIDVADVRQYLRVDGPSFMPVHAPAAPPSPAPMAMSAPSVAAPLVPDPWSAGVPVSAGSAPTGGVSEPRPPQPKPTTLREFKEQVEREFLVEKLREHGWNISKTAEVIDTPRSNLYKKLEQYDISQEKDG, via the coding sequence ATGAGCGGACGCATCCTGGTCATCGACGACGAAGCGGGGATCCGCGAGAGCCTGCGGATGATCCTCGAGTACGAGGGGTACGCGTGCCTGCTGGCCGCCACCGGTGAGGAAGGCATCGCCATGGCACGCAGCGAGGCGCCCGACCTGGTCTTCTCCGACATCAAGATGCCCGGCCTCGACGGGCTCGAAGTGCTGGCGCGGCTCAAGGCGATGGACGAGTCGCTGCCCGTCGTCATGATCTCGGGGCACGGCACCGTCGCCACCGCCGTGGAGGCCACGCGCCTGGGCGCGATGGACTTCATCGAGAAGCCGCTGTCGTCCGAGCGCGTGCTGCTCACCGTGCGCAACGGCCTCAAGGCGAGTCGCCTCGAGCAGGAGAACCGTCGGCTCCGCGGCGCCGAGGACGCGCGCTACAACCTGGTGGGCCAGAGTCCCGCCTTGCTGCAGGTGCTGGACGCCGTCGGCCGCGCCGCGCCGACCAACGCCACCGTGCTGGTGCTCGGCGAGAGCGGGGTCGGCAAGGAACTGGTGGCCCGGGCGATCCACCGCAACAGCCTCCGGTCGCGCGAGCGCTTCGTGCAGGTCAACTGCGCGGCGATTCCCGAGGAGTTGATCGAGAGCGAGCTGTTCGGCCACGAGAAGGGCAGCTTCACCGGCGCCACCGACAAGCAGATCGGCAAGTTCGAGCTGGCCGATCGCGGCACGATCTTCCTCGACGAGGTCGGGGACATGAGCCAGAAGACGCAGGCCAAGGTCCTGCGCGTGCTGCAGGAGGGCGAGGTCGAGCGCATCGGCTCGCAGCGCACGCTCAAGGTCGACGTGCGCGTCATCGCCGCCACCAACAAGGACCTCGAGGCGGCGATCGCCGACGGCACGTTCCGCGAGGACCTCTATTTCCGGCTCAGCGTGATCCCGGTGCACGTGCCGCCCCTGCGGGAGCGGCCCGAGGACGTCCCGCTGCTGGTGAAGCACTTCGCCGAGCTGTTCGCGGCCGAGGGCGGGCGGGCCCGCCGTTTCACCCCCGACGCGCTGGGCGTGTTGCAGCAGCACCGCTGGCGCGGCAACGTCCGCGAGCTGAAGAACACCGTCGAGCGCATCCTGATCATGGCGCGGGGCGAGGTGATCGACGTCGCCGACGTGCGCCAGTACCTGCGCGTCGACGGCCCATCCTTCATGCCCGTGCACGCGCCTGCGGCGCCCCCATCACCGGCCCCGATGGCGATGTCGGCCCCCAGCGTTGCGGCGCCGCTGGTGCCCGACCCCTGGTCGGCCGGCGTGCCGGTGTCGGCCGGGTCGGCGCCGACGGGCGGCGTGTCGGAGCCTCGTCCACCTCAGCCCAAGCCGACGACCCTGCGCGAATTCAAGGAGCAGGTCGAGCGCGAGTTCCTCGTCGAGAAACTGCGCGAGCACGGCTGGAACATCTCGAAGACGGCCGAGGTGATCGACACGCCGCGCTCCAACCTCTACAAGAAGCTCGAACAGTACGACATCAGCCAGGAGAAGGACGGGTAG
- a CDS encoding SDR family oxidoreductase has translation MAFYLVTGGAGFIGSHMVEALRARGDRVRVADSLVTGKRENLAHIDDVEFLQGDLADEAFARRAVEGVEYVLHQAAIPSVPRSVEDPLSSNRANIDATLSLLVAARDAGVRRVVYAGSSSAYGNSATLPKHEEMPTAPLSPYALQKLVGEQYMQMFTTLYGLSTVTIRYFNVFGPRQDPSSAYSGVLSLFIRFLVEGRSPTIHGDGEQTRDFTYVANVVDGALRASVAPDEASGQVINVATGRRISLNDVYRTLKGITGATVDPVYGPPRVGDVRDSLADISKASRLLGYTPIVHLEEGLRRTYEWFASTRVGA, from the coding sequence ATGGCGTTCTATCTGGTGACGGGCGGGGCAGGCTTCATCGGATCGCACATGGTGGAGGCGCTCCGCGCCCGGGGCGACCGGGTGCGCGTGGCCGACAGCCTCGTCACCGGCAAGCGTGAGAACCTGGCGCACATCGATGACGTCGAGTTCCTGCAGGGCGACCTGGCCGACGAGGCGTTCGCCCGGCGGGCCGTCGAGGGCGTGGAGTACGTGCTGCACCAGGCGGCCATCCCCTCGGTGCCCAGGTCGGTCGAGGATCCCCTCTCCTCCAACCGGGCCAACATCGATGCGACGCTGAGCCTGCTCGTGGCGGCGCGTGACGCCGGCGTGCGTCGCGTCGTCTACGCCGGCAGCTCGTCGGCGTACGGCAACTCCGCCACGCTGCCCAAGCACGAGGAGATGCCGACCGCCCCGCTCTCGCCCTACGCGCTCCAGAAGCTCGTGGGCGAACAGTACATGCAGATGTTCACCACGCTGTACGGGCTGTCGACGGTGACCATCCGCTACTTCAACGTGTTCGGCCCGCGCCAGGATCCCTCGTCGGCGTATTCGGGCGTGCTGTCGCTGTTCATCCGGTTCCTCGTCGAGGGCCGCAGCCCGACGATTCACGGCGACGGCGAGCAGACGCGCGACTTCACCTACGTCGCCAACGTCGTCGACGGCGCGCTGCGCGCCAGCGTCGCGCCCGACGAGGCCAGCGGCCAGGTGATCAACGTGGCCACCGGCCGTCGCATCTCCCTCAACGACGTCTACCGCACGCTGAAGGGGATCACCGGCGCCACGGTGGACCCGGTGTACGGCCCGCCACGGGTCGGCGACGTGCGCGACTCGCTGGCCGACATCAGCAAGGCCTCGCGCCTGCTCGGCTACACGCCGATCGTGCACCTCGAGGAAGGCCTGCGCCGCACCTACGAATGGTTCGCCTCGACCCGGGTCGGCGCCTGA